The following nucleotide sequence is from Laspinema palackyanum D2c.
TCTAGTTCCCTTAAGTGCCACTCAAATTCCTGAATCCGTTCTCAACAGTTATTTAATGGAGCGAGAACAGACCGGTCAAGAATTAACCCAAGTTTATAGAGATTTAGATTCGGGTGATCCGACTAAAATAGCGGAAGCTTTTGAAATAGAAGTCGAGCAAATGGCGGAGTTTGAAGGAAGCAAAATCAACTGGAAAGAACGACATCTAGTAGTCAGGTCAATCAAGATAGCTAACGCGGCCCAAAACTCATTAAAAGAGCGAGTCCAAAAAGCTCAACTAGAACTGGAACAATTAAATCAACCCAGGAAAGGTAAAAAACGGTTGATTGGTTTAAGCTCTTACCAGAACGAAGTCGAAAGAATAATCGAAAAATATCAGGTAGAGGGATTGTTGAACGTTGAGTATGCGACCGAGAGGAAAATCTCTCAACGGAGGGCGTACAAAGGCCAACCGGCTCAAATCATTAAAGAAGAGTTAGTCACTTTAAATGTCCAGGTATTGTCCGAGGCTTTAACCCAAAAACTCAACAGTTGTTCTTGGAGAGTTTATGCGAGTAATTCACCATCCGAGCAGTTGTCGGTGACTGATGGCGTCCTAGTTTATCGGGATGAATATTTAGTTGAGAAAGGGTTCAGCAGAATGAAAGGATTCCCTTTATCTTTGACTCCGATGTATTTACAAAGAGAAGACCATATTATCGGACTCATCCGATTGCTGTCCATTGGATTACGCCTCTTAACACTTTTAGAATTTG
It contains:
- a CDS encoding IS1634 family transposase, which gives rise to LVPLSATQIPESVLNSYLMEREQTGQELTQVYRDLDSGDPTKIAEAFEIEVEQMAEFEGSKINWKERHLVVRSIKIANAAQNSLKERVQKAQLELEQLNQPRKGKKRLIGLSSYQNEVERIIEKYQVEGLLNVEYATERKISQRRAYKGQPAQIIKEELVTLNVQVLSEALTQKLNSCSWRVYASNSPSEQLSVTDGVLVYRDEYLVEKGFSRMKGFPLSLTPMYLQREDHIIGLIRLLSIGLRLLTLLEFEMRRSLSSYDEKISGIYPGNPKRKTARPSAELLLAAFKEITLVSLRIALGGNRYLTKLSPVHQQILIRLNIPLKIYTNLADDEGPPPATCGEPSLMVSYLRE